Proteins encoded within one genomic window of Nicotiana tabacum cultivar K326 unplaced genomic scaffold, ASM71507v2 Un00002, whole genome shotgun sequence:
- the LOC107826812 gene encoding putative pectinesterase/pectinesterase inhibitor 61 — MGYGRLGKPGREIIPSDIPIPKSRSSKLKILIIFATLLLIASAISVAVLVGVRKNSGNRIDKPSQAMARTCSRTLYPSLCLNSLINYPGAKSASDNDLVHISVNLTLQRFGKALYISSDINNLQMNTQIRSAYDDCLELLEESVDLLSHSLNSVFPGGDGSNSPTDSTHDVMTWLSAALTNQDTCTDGFADVTGNVKDQMSENLKDLSELVSNALAIYAAANGDDDFSGIPIQNRRRRLMKFEKHHDDFPKWLSRRDRKLLNKSVSAIQADIIVAKDGSGTVKTIAEAIKKVPEKSNRRTIIYVKAGRYEEDNLKVGRKKMNVMFIGDGKGKTVITGGKSVAQHITTFHTASFAATGAGFVARDMTFENYAGPSNHQAVALRIGGDHAVVFRCNIIGYQDTLYVHSQRQFYRECDIYGTVDFIFGNAAVVLQNCNIYARKPMANQKNTITAQNRKDPNQNTGISIHACKLLATPDLEASKGSFPTYLGRPWKLYSRTVYMLSNMGDHIHPSGWLEWNGNFALDTLYYGEYMNFGPGAAVGQRVTWPGYRVIKSVEEASKFTVAKFIYGSSWLPSTGVAYLAGLNT; from the exons ATGGGCTATGGCCGGCTAGGAAAACCTGGTAGGGAGATTATTCCTAGTGATATTCCCATTCCCAAATCCCGCAGTTCTAAGCTTAAAATACTCATCATTTTTGCCACTCTTCTTTTAATTGCCTCTGCTATTTCAGTAGCTGTTTTGGTTGGTGTTCGGAAAAATTCCGGTAACAGAATCGATAAACCAAGCCAAGCAATGGCGCGTACCTGCAGTCGCACTCTCTACCCATCTCTCTGTCTCAATTCGTTAATTAATTACCCTGGAGCTAAATCTGCTTCAGACAATGACCTCGTTCACATTTCTGTCAATTTAACACTCCAACGCTTTGGTAAAGCACTTTATATATCTTCCGACATTAACAACCTTCAAATGAACACTCAAATAAGATCAGCGTACGATGATTGTCTCGAATTGTTGGAGGAATCAGTGGACCTTTTGTCTCATTCTTTGAACTCTGTTTTCCCCGGCGGGGACGGAAGTAATTCTCCGACGGACTCCACACATGACGTGATGACGTGGCTGAGCGCAGCTCTTACGAACCAGGACACGTGTACGGACGGTTTCGCTGACGTCACGGGGAACGTGAAGGATCAGATGAGTGAGAACCTTAAGGACTTGTCGGAATTGGTGAGTAATGCTCTCGCCATTTACGCCGCCGCAAATGGCGACGATGATTTCTCCGGGATTCCAATACAGAATCGTCGGCGCAGATTAATGAAATTTGAAAAACATCATGATGATTTTCCAAAATGGTTGTCGAGGAGAGACAGAAAATTGTTAAACAAATCAGTGTCGGCAATTCAAGCCGACATAATTGTGGCAAAGGACGGTAGCGGGACGGTGAAGACGATAGCGGAGGCGATAAAGAAGGTGCCGGAAAAGAGTAATCGTCGGACCATAATTTACGTCAAGGCGGGAAG GTATGAAGAGGATAACTTGAAGGTAGGGAGGAAGAAAATGAACGTGATGTTTATAGGAGATGGGAAGGGAAAGACGGTGATTACAGGAGGCAAAAGTGTAGCCCAGCACATTACAACATTCCATACAGCTTCTTTTG CGGCAACTGGAGCTGGTTTTGTCGCAAGGGATATGACATTTGAGAACTATGCTGGACCAAGCAATCATCAAGCAGTAGCCCTTCGTATCGGAGGTGATCATGCCGTGGTCTTTCGCTGCAATATTATTGGATACCAAGACACCCTCTACGTGCACTCACAGCGCCAATTCTATCGCGAGTGTGATATCTATGGGACGGTGGATTTCATCTTCGGCAATGCAGCAGTGGTCCTCCAAAACTGCAACATCTATGCCCGAAAGCCCATGGCCAATCAAAAGAACACCATCACTGCCCAAAACAGGAAAGACCCTAATCAAAACACTGGCATTTCAATCCATGCTTGCAAACTCCTAGCAACACCTGACCTCGAGGCGTCTAAAGGAAGCTTTCCTACATATCTAGGTCGACCATGGAAGTTGTACTCGCGAACAGTCTACATGTTATCTAACATGGGCGATCATATCCACCCGAGTGGTTGGCTAGAGTGGAATGGTAATTTTGCGCTGGACACATTGTATTATGGCGAGTACATGAACTTTGGGCCAGGAGCAGCCGTAGGACAACGGGTTACTTGGCCGGGGTATCGGGTCATCAAGTCCGTTGAAGAGGCCAGTAAGTTCACTGTAGCAAAGTTCATTTATGGATCATCTTGGTTACCTTCAACAGGGGTGGCTTACTTGGCAGGGCTGAATACTTAA
- the LOC107760752 gene encoding phosphatidylinositol 4-kinase gamma 3-like, which produces MSIASVALSPVFEDNLNLAGCLSAQHGSWSNDSILIFLTVGGSVIPLRVKESDSIASVKLRIQTYKGFFVKKQKLVFEGRELARNNSCVRDYGVADCNILHLVLRLSDLQAITVRTVCGQEFEFHVERKRNVGYVKQQIAKKRKGFCNLKEQELIFDGEELEDKRLIDDICKSNDAVLHLLVRKSAKVQARAVQKDFEVSIVASSDENGADAVEKLQESIQVVPLNTVPRSFILEPLIVNPKITLSPVVKQLIGSTFDGIEMGHQPIRSSEGSGGAYFMLDSCGQNYVSVFKPIDEEPMAANNPRGLPLSVDGEGLKKGTRVGEGALREVAAYILDHPKSGPRSTCSDEKGFAGVPPTIMVKCLHTGFNYVEGCEYSSGCLKIGSLQMFMKNCGSCEDLGPRAFPVDDVHRISVLDIRLANADRHAGNILVQKDDKDGQLVLIPIDHGYCLPENFEDCTFDWLYWPQAQQPYSAETIAYINSLDAEKDIELLKFHGWTLSLACARVLRISSMLLKKGAKRGLTPFAIGRIMCRETLKKESVIEQIVEEAQEGVLPETSEAAFLQSISMVMDRHLDDLIK; this is translated from the exons ATGTCTATTGCTAGTGTTGCTCTGAGTCCTGTGTTTGAGGATAATTTGAACTTAGCCGGCTGTTTGTCAGCCCAACATGGTTCCTGGTCGAATGATTCAATCTTGATCTTTCTGACCGTGGGTGGTTCTGTAATTCCCTTGCGTGTTAAGGAATCCGACTCTATTGCTTCTGTGAAATTAAGAATCCAGACATACAAAGGTTTCTTTGTGAAGAAGCAGAAGCTTGTCTTTGAAGGCAGGGAGTTGGCTCGGAACAATTCCTGTGTGAGGGACTATGGAGTCGCTGATTGCAACATTTTGCATTTGGTTCTTCGTCTGTCTGATTTACAAGCAATTACTGTTAGGACAGTGTGTGGTCAGGAGTTTGAGTTCCATGTGGAGAGAAAGAGAAATGTTGGTTATGTGAAACAGCAGATTGCAAAGAAGAGGAAGGGTTTTTGTAATCTAAAGGAACAGGAACTAATATTTGATGGCGAAGAATTAGAAGATAAGAGGCTGATAGATGATATTTGTAAAAGCAACGATGCAGTTCTTCACTTGCTGGTGCGTAAATCAGCTAAAGTACAGGCTAGAGCAGTGCAAAAAGATTTTGAAGTTTCGATTGTAGCATCATCAGATGAGAATGGGGCTGATGCAGTAGAGAAGCTACAAGAGAGTATTCAGGTTGTCCCACTCAATACCGTgccgagaagttttattttggaACCATTGATTGTTAACCCTAAGATCACACTATCACCTGTGGTTAAGCAGCTGATTGGTAGCACTTTCGACGGCATAGAGATGGGTCACCAACCAATTAGGTCTTCTGAGGGATCAGGGGGTGCTTATTTCATGCTAGATTCATGTGGTCAGAATTATGTCTCTGTTTTTAAACCAATAGATGAGGAGCCTATGGCTGCGAATAATCCCCGGGGGCTGCCATTGTCTGTAGATGGTGAGGGATTGAAGAAGGGCACACGTGTAGGAGAAGGGGCATTAAGGGAGGTTGCAGCATACATTTTGGATCATCCCAAGTCGGGACCTCGCTCAACTTGTAGCGATGAGAAGGGTTTTGCTGGAGTTCCTCCCACAATTATGGTCAAGTGTCTCCATACCGGTTTTAATTatgtagaaggttgtgaatatTCATCCGGGTGTCTTAAGATTGGGTCACTGCAGATGTTCATGAAAAACTGTGGAAGTTGTGAGGATCTTGGTCCTCGTGCTTTTCCTGTTGATGATGTACACAGGATCTCAGTGCTGGACATAAGGTTGGCGAATGCAGATAGGCACGCGGGAAACATTTTGGTTCAGAAAGATGATAAGGATGGTCAGCTTGTGCTTATTCCAATTGATCATGGCTACTGCTTGCCTGAAAAT TTTGAAGATTGTACTTTTGACTGGCTGTACTGGCCCCAAGCACAACAACCTTACTCTGCCGAAACAATTGCTTACATAAACTCTCTTGATGCCGAGAAAGACATTGAACTTCTGAAGTTTCATGGCTGGACCCTATCCCTTGCATGTGCACGCGTACTTCGTATCTCATCTATGCTTCTGAAGAAAGGTGCAAAAAGAGGGCTCACACCTTTTGCTATTGGAAGAATCATGTGTAGGGAGACACTAAAGAAGGAATCTGTCATTGAGCAGATAGTTGAAGAAGCACAAGAGGGTGTGCTCCCAGAAACAAGTGAGGCAGCATTCTTGCAATCTATTTCGATGGTCATGGATCGACACCTTGATGACTTGATTAAGTAA